One Scomber scombrus chromosome 4, fScoSco1.1, whole genome shotgun sequence genomic region harbors:
- the paqr3a gene encoding progestin and adipoQ receptor family member 3a — MRSSSYYKLQNGSSCSYSKLKASAQTKADSAGSAMPQKLQKNPQTAHYIELGGYQYWPVLVPRGIRLYTYEQIPGFLRENPYITDGYRAYLPSRLCIKSLFILSNETGSIWSHLLGFLLFFCLGIYNMASVLPAFGASREDYVIYSIGLFCFQLCMLCSVGYHLFCCHRSEKTSRRWMALDYAGISIGILGCYVPGVFYTFYCNNYWRQVYLVTVLAMILAVFFAQIHPHYLSKQWKQLRSLIFCLVAGYGLIPTVHWICITGGFSSELVQAFVPRVLGMYLIAALALIFYVSKVPERYFPGQLNYVGSSHQVWHLLLVLMFYWWHQSSCFIMAYRHSQPCPDAPPQHS; from the exons atgcgCAGCAGCAGCTACTACAAGCTCCAGAATGGCTCCAGCTGCTCCTACTCCAAGTTAAAAG CTTCAGCTCAGACTAAAGCGGACTCTGCAGGCTCCGCCATGCCTCAGAAACTCCAGAAGAACCCTCAGACGGCTCACTACATCGAGCTGGGAGGGTATCAGTACTGGCCCGTTCTCGTGCCCCGCGGCATCAGACTCTACACCTACGAGCAGATCCCGGGCTTTTTGAGGGAGAACCCTTACATCACTGATGGATACAGAGCGTACCTGCCCTCCAGACTGTGTATTAAGAg CCTCTTCATTCTGTCCAATGAGACGGGGAGTATCTGGAGTCACCTGCTGGGCTTCCTGCTCTTCTTCTGCCTCGGCATTTACAACATGGCGTCCGTGTTGCCGGCCTTCGGAGCCTCCAGAGAAGACTACGTCATCTACTCCATCGGCCTCTTCTGCTTCCAG CTGTGCATGCTGTGCTCGGTGGGTTATCACCTGTTCTGCTGCCACCGCTCGGAGAAGACGAGCCGCCGCTGGATGGCGCTGGACTACGCAGGCATCTCCATCGGCATCCTGGGCTGCTACGTCCCCGGAGTCTTCTACACCTTCTACTGCAATAAC TACTGGCGTCAGGTGTACCTGGTGACGGTCCTCGCTATGATCTTGGCCGTGTTCTTCGCTCAGATTCACCCTCATTACCTCAGCAAGCAGTGGAAGCAGCTGCGCTCGCTCATCTTCTGCTTGGTGGCCGGTTACGGCCTCATTCCCACCGTCCACTGGATCTGCATCACCGGGGGCTTCTCCTCCGAGCTCGTCCAG GCTTTCGTTCCTCGGGTCCTGGGGATGTACTTAATCGCTGCGCTAGCTCTCATTTTCTACGTGTCGAAAGTCCCTGAACGTTACTTCCCAG GTCAGCTGAACTACGTCGGCTCCAGTCACCAGGTTTGGcatctgctgctggtgctgaTGTTTTATTGGTGGCATCAGTCGTCATGTTTCATCATGGCGTACAGACACAGCCAGCCGTGTCCCGACGCCCCCCCGCAACACTCATAG